The DNA sequence GATACGGATATCTGAATAATGCTTTGTCCGAGTTGGATGCTGGGCCAGTTACAGGCCAGCAGAATAGCGGAAATTCATCTGAATATGCTTTGCAATCGATCTTCGGAAGGATCAATTACTCCTTTAGAAAAAAATATTTATTGGAAGGAAATGTCAGGGATGACGGATCATCGCGTTTTGCCCCGTCAAACCGTTGGGCCATATTCCCTTCAGCATCTGTGGGTTGGCGTATTTCAGAAGAACCATTTTTTGAACCGGTGAAAAAAATAGTTACAGATTTGAAATTTAGGGGGTCTTGGGGTATGCTCGGGAACCAGAATATTGGGACCTATCCTTATCAGGCAACGATTGCTTCAGGCCAGAATTATACATTTGGAGGCCAGACAGTAGATGGTATCTCTCCCATAAATGGAGTCAATGCAAATATTAAATGGGAAAGCACTGAAACAACGGATATTGGTTTTGATGCCGTCTTATTGAAAGGAAAGGCAAGCTTTACAGCCGATTATTTTATACGCAATACCTCTGATATTCTATTGCCATTACCTGTAATGAGCGCTTTTGGTTTAAACGTCCCGGTAATCAATGCAGGTAGTGTGCAGAATAAAGGGCTTGAATTGTTGGCGGGATATCATTTGAGAAAACGCGATTTTACCTTTGATGTGAATGCAAATGTCTCTATTATAAAGAATGAGATAACAAGTTTAGCAGGTACTGGTCCGTTTCCGAATGGCTCTACCATTCAGTCCGTAGGTTTACCTATTAATTCATTATATGGTTTGGTGGCCGATGGACTTTTCCAAAATCAGGCAGAAATTGATAGCCATGCAGATCAGTCATCAATGGGAGGGCCGGTTGCTCCTGGTGATATCAAATATAAAGATTTGAATAATGATAAAGTTATTGATAGTAAGGACAGACAATTTCTGGGTTCTTATTTCCCTAAAACTACCTATGGCATCAATATTAGTGCCAGTTATAAAGGATTTGATGCTGTTTTGTTCCTGCAGGGCGTAGGAGGGGTAAAATCATTTGTGTCCGGTCGAATATTGGGTTCGCTTTATGACAAGAATGGGGCTCCAACCAGTATTTGGTGGGACCGCTGGACTCCTACAAATCCTAACGCATCTTTTCCGCGTGTTTGGAATTCATATTCTCAAAATGATCCAAGTGCTGTTCCTTCTTCCTTCTGGGTACGTGATGCGAGTTATATAAGACTTAAAAATGTGCAGATTGGTTATACGTTGCCTGTCAAATTGTTGGCCAGAACAGGTGTCAAAAATGCAAGAATATTTTGGACAGGTAAGGATATTCTCACAATTACGAAGTTTTATAAATGGGTAGATCCTGAAGCTCCTATTGGTGGAAACAGTGCTACTTATCCGATGGTAATGGTTAATTCCTTGGGTATAAATTTAACATTCTAATTATTGCACCTTAATTAAATATAACTATGAAAAATACATTAATCATAATATTTGGGCTACTGACGGTCATGGCCTGCTCGTGCAAAGACTATTTAGATCTTCAACCACTTACCCAGTACAGTGAGACAACCTTGTGGACAGGGGTAAACGATGCCACCGCCGCGTGTAATTCTTGTTATTCTCAATTTGAAGATGGCCAATGGGTTGTATATATGGCTGTGGCAAGCGATGATGCACATGATGCTTATCCCTGGGAGGGATGGCAGGAGTTTGGCAACATGCAACTACTTACTCCTAATAGCTGGAGGACTAAATTTGATTTTAGAACTATTACCCGATGTAACTGGTTCTTAGAAAATATTGATAAAGCTCCCATTGATGAAGCACTTTCTGCAAGGATGAAAGGTGAAGTTAGGTTTATCAGGGCTTATCAATATTTTGAAAGGTGTCAGTTATACGGTGATTTTCCGTTGGTAACTAAAATGCTTACTACAGAAGAAGCTAATGCTGTTACAATGACCCCAAAGGCTGAAATAGTAAAATTTATACTAACTGAATTAGAAGCGATTATTACTGACCTGCCAACATCCTATGAGGGAAGCGATAAAGGTCGTATTACACAGGGAGCTGCCTGGGCCCTAAAAGCAAGAGTTGAGCTTTTTAATGGAAAATATGCCGAAAGTGCTGTTTCTAGTAATAAAGTAATGAAACTGGGTGTTTATTCACTATTCCCAAATTATCAGGATCTTTTCCGTATTGCAAATGAATATAATTCGGAAATAGTGCTGGATCTCGGATATTTGGAAAGTGACCCAAACCGGACCATAGGATTGATGGTTCTGGCTCCGGAATCGACACCGGGAGGAGGATGGAGTTCCGTGAATATTACCCAATCCCTTGTCGATGCTTATGAAATGACCAATGGTAAAACGATTGATGATCCAAGCTCCGGTTATGATATTGATCATCCTTTTTTGAACCGTGATCCCCGTTTGCTTCAGACAATCATAGTGCCTGGTTCTGAGTATGCCGGAATAATTTTTAATCCGATGGATCCGAACTCTCTGGACTACTGGCCTACTTACAATTATACCGGATATGTTGGTCGAAAATATATACATTATAAATCTGAATTAGGAGATCTCTATCGTGCCGGCTTGAATATACCTCTTATACGGTATGCTGAAGTGTTGCTGACCTATGCTGAATCAAAAATAGAATTAAACCAGATAGATAAATCCGTATATGATGCCATCAGCCAGGTACGTTTACGTGCCGGATTACCTGCAGTTGACCAGACTAAATATACTACGCAGGTACAAATGCGTGAATTGGTCCGGAGGGAAAGAAGGGTGGAACTGGCTCTGGAAGGACTACGCTGGTATGATATCCAACGATGGAAAATAGGTGAACAAGTAATGAATGGTCCCATATATGGCCTTCGTTTTAGCGATATAGATGCTGCTGGGAAAGTGACCTATACTTCAACTGAACATGCTAAAATTGAAGATCGGGTATTCAATCCTGCAAAAAATTACCTTTGGCCAATACCTCAAAGTCAACTTGACATCGGCAAAAACCTTAAACAGAATCCGGGATATTAGACTTATCTATTCTCATGGAAAGGTAGTTTAGCTTTTAATGATCAATGTTTCGGATGTAAATTAATATCATTCTTACCATTAAGTTCTGTTTTCAGAGTAAGATTGTTTAATGGTAATTTGAAGATAGATTTGACAAAAGCGGTGTATGATTCAATCATACACTGCTTTATATTGCTACTGAACTAAATGAAAAGTTAAAATGAAAATCAATCTATATTTTTTTTGTAGCAACATTTATATTCATAAATACAACTTATGGTCAAAATACAACGGTCGATGGCACTAAATATTAATCCAAAATAGCATTTTCTGGTCCGATGCTGTCCACGCAATACACATCGGTCCTGAGACAAATGCAACAGTAATTGATAAAGTGAATTTTGAAAAGAATGAGGTTTTAGAGCTTAATTGTCCGGAAGGAAAGAAGGGTGGAACTGGCTAAGTACATTCATTCAACCACAATATATTTTTTAAACCGGAAGAATGTTGAGCGGAGATTAAAGCCGTGAGTGAATCAATAGAGCACCGCTTTTATTCCAAATAACTAAGTTAACATAATAATTATTTTTATGAAAAATATTCTATTTCTAACAATTACGACAATAGTTCTATTTGTGTATACAGCGTCTGCACAAAACTTAACAGTCGATGGTGCTAAAAAATACCAGACTATTCATGGACTAGGAGTAAATATAAATCCTCAGTCGTGGAACGTAAACCCTAACGCGGTCAAGACGGTGATCGACAGCCTTATCACAGGGTTGGGATGCACTAGCTTCCGGCTAATGTATGATGATTGCGACTGGGAAGCCAGGAATGACAACAACGATCCCAATTCATACAATTGGGCCTACTATGATTCCGTATATAGCGCTCCACGATTTACCTGCGTTTGGAATACGGCACAATATTTAAACAGCAGAGGGATCACCGACATTACTCTTAGCCCCGATGGTGCAGCTCCCGGTTGGATGGGTGGAACAAAACTTAAACCTGGAGTTGAGGTGGAATACGCCGAAATGATGGCGTCGATGGTGTATTATGGACAGAAGCGTCGCACTCCTGCTATCCATTTCAGCATGTTGTCACCAATCAATGAAACGACTTGCGGTGGGGGAGAGGCGCCTGTTATGACCACAAATCAGCTTGGCACCATTTTTAGCAGCATTGCAACACATCTTATTCATGACGGTATCACAAATGTCACGCTTGTTGGACCTGACGATTGTGATGGCTGGCCGGCAAGTGTCCACGCCATTATAACAAACAAGATCACCATGTCAAAACTCAAATTCCTTGGTGGTCACCAATATGGAAATAGTACTTCAACAAGCAAGGGTTTGGTAGACTCAGTTAAAAATTCTGCTTACAAAGACAGAGGAGTGATCATGACCGAAGCAAACGAAGTCTGTAACGGCTTTAAATGCGATGGAGGATCATACAACCCCGATTATGGATTCAACAATTATGCAGGCCCGGCCTATAAATATATTCTCCAGCATCTGAATGTTGGCGTTAATGGAATTCAGTTATGGGAAGGCTACGATAGCCGTTATCATCATCCTAACCGGTATTTGACCTGGAGTTTTTGGGGAATATTTGCAGTAAATGACACCCTCAAACCTGATGTTTATACTATTCGTCCGCACTATTATGTATTTAAACAATTATATAATTTTGTCAAACCAGGGTTCCAAAGGATAGATATTTCTACAAGTAGGCCAAATCTGACAGTTTCGGCATTCCGAAATCCAAAAAATGGAGAGATAATTATTACAGGCAAAAACGACAGCGACGACCCTCAAACTATTGACGGCATCTTAAAAAATCTGGCATCGATATCAACTTTAAAATATTATTATACCGACGCTTCACATAACTTTTCACGTGGAGCTGATGTGGAAGTTAACGATCAATCTTTTTCGAAGTTAATTCCTGCTTTCGGCGTTTTTACGTTGGTGGGTAAATAAATTAGGTATAAAATGAGGTTCTTTAATTCCAAATTCAGCATATGGTAAGTCATATTCAGAAAGGATTGACTTAAAAAATAGAAAAACTATCTAAACACAATAAAATTATGAAAAAAATTTCGCTATTTCTGATAATTCAATTATTATTTTTTCAACACTCTAATTCTCAAAATATTTCAGGCAATACCCCGGTACAACTGCAAATCGATGGAGCAAAAAAGTACCAGCAAATGGATGGGTTTGGTGTAAATATCAATACTGCGTGGTGGTATAACGGTGATTACGAGGACGCCAGGGTGGTGCAGCCGGCGATTGACATGCTCGTTGATTCTCTTGGCGCCACCATCTTCCGGGCTGTAATTGAAGAGATAGACTGGGAAGCAGTCAACGATGATAAAGACCCCAACAACTTCAACTGGAATTATTACAATAAAGTCTTTTCAAACACAAAATTTCAAGGAGTATGGAATACTTTGCGCTACCTTAATCGGAAAGGGATCACAGACGGATTGATTATAAGCTTGATGGGTGGCGCGCCGGCTGCAGCACCTCTTGATCCAAAGGACAAGAAAAAAAGTTGGATGGGTGGCACCGATTACACCATTGACCCTGCGATGGAAGACGAATTTGTCGAGTCGATTGCTGCGATGCTCTATTATGCACGGCACACGGCTAAAGCTCAATTCACACTGGTATCGCCAATGAATGAAACTGATGTGATATCTGGAAGCAAAAGTGCCGAGCATCCCGATGGAATTGTTGAAGGTCCGAATATGCCTGACGCTGTCCAATTTATCCGTGTAATTAAAAAACTTGCTAAAAAGCTTGATGCCATAGGTATGAGCGACATCCGTTTCGTAGCCCCAGACGCCGCAGGTGATCATTTATTTGCTTCGTGTCTGGACGAAATGGTTAAGGATTCCTATCTTATGAGCAAACTTGTATGCTGGGGAGTACATAATTACAGCAACGATGCAGATAATTATCAAAAAATAGTGAGCAGGCCCGCAAATTTAAACAAATCTTATTGGGTAACCGAAATAGCCGGAATTGATAACTTGTTTGGCCAGATAGATGATAATCCTACTGCATTCCTTTTTTGGGACGGCTTTGATTGTGTTTACCAACACGCCAGACGAAACGGCTATGGCAGTATACCACCTAATGATTGGGTCTTTTGGATAAAAGAACAGGGTAAACCGTTAATAGCATACAATCCTGAAGATAAAAATTGGGTGCCACGTAAGCAATTCTATGAATATGCCCAACTATTCAAGTTCCTTAAGCCCGGTGCTAGCAGAATTGCCACATCAATCATAAAAGACACTCCGGCAATATATGCCTTTGTGAATCCTAACATGCAATTGGTGATTGTAGGTCGAAATAGTACTAATGTTCCTATTACAGTTAATGGAAAGCTTTTGAATCTTCCAAAAGTGAATTCATTGGAAATGTTTTTTACCGATAGTCTTAAAAATTTGTGCAGAACAAGTGATATTACAATTGCTGACAATTCATTTTCAGTTACTATTCCTGCCAACTCGGTATTTACTTTAGCAGAAAAAGTAACCAGTACTACAACAAGCAAAACGAAACGATACAAACCCGAACCATTAGATTGGTATGCAGGCGATATGCATGTACACCGCGATTGTGGAGGCCCGGTTGAAGGAATACTCCCGGAAAGCAAGTTTATTGAAATGATGGCAGTGAACGATTTGGCAGTAATTTCGGTATTAGCCGACAATGGCGATGCTGAAGTAAAACCAAGTGAAGTTGACCTTCTGAAGGTAAATGGAAAAGACTATCATTTGTCAATTCCGGGTAGAACTATTCATTATGATGCAGAATGGCATTTTGACCCAGCCGGTACTACATTTGAACACAAAGCCCTTGGTGGCCATGTCGTATTGCTTGGATTAACTGAGGCTCATCAAATTTGGGACGAATCACCATACGAAATTTTGGAATATGGAAGGGCACAAGGAGGTATTGTGGGTTTTTGCCATACCGAATATTTAAACGATGCCGTTCAAAACGATTTGAACTGTTGCATCCCAATTGAATATCCTGTTGAGGCTGCCTTAGGTACCTGCGATTTTTTCTCTGAAGATGTATATGGTTCTATTTCTCAAAATAATGGTAACTATAATGCCGATGCTACTATCAATGCTTACTACAAAATGCTTAATTGCGGCATTCGCTTAGGTCTATGCGCCGGTACTGATTTTCCTTGTAATGCAAACGAACCTTTTGGAACATTATTAACCTATGTGCAGGTTGATGGCGATTTTACTTACCGTAAATGGATTGAAGGAATCAGAGACGGGAAAACGGTTGTGGCCAGAAACGGTCATGAGGAGTTTATTGATTTGAAAGTGAATAAAACATATCAACCTGGTGATGACATTCAATTTAAAAAGAAAGGGAAAGTTGCTGCTACAATAAAATGGACATCAATAAAACCACTAACAGGGAGGTTGGAATTGGTTTACAACGGAAAAGTAATTGCCTCGAAAAAAGCGACTGCAACTCCTGATTTACCTATCGATTTGGAGGCCGGTTTGGAGGTTGAAGAAAGTGGATGGTTGTGTGCCCGCCGTATGGATGAAAACGGACACCAAACCCACACAGCACCGATTTATTTAACAGTAAATAATGCCCCTGTTAGGGCAAGTGTCGACGATGCCATGTTTTTTGTAGGATGGATTGATAATCTAATCGAAAAAACCTCACCCGGCAATGATTGGAATAAATATTTTTCGCATGATTTAGATGTTGTGCAGGGCAGGTATAAGAATGCAAAAAGTATTTATTTGAAAATTGCGGAAGAAGCAAAGGCACAAAATAACTAGTAGCTAAGATTCGCTCTTGGATTTTATGGAAAAATTTAAAAATATTATAAAAACATTTATGAAAAATAACATTATAATTTCTGTGTTGATAGCAATTACCCTTTCCTGTTCTGAATCCAGAATTACTTCAACCACTTCGTCTTTCCCAATTCTTGTTTTAACTTCTGATAATGGTTCTGATGAATATACCGGAGAAATCCTTAGGGCAGAAGGATTTAATGAATTCAGGACAGATAAACTTTCGGATGCGAAGGTGACATTGGATTATTTAAGCGGGTTTTACATAGTGATTCTAACTGAAATGCCTTTAACTGAGCAGCATGTTGAAATGCTTGATACTTATGTCAAAAAAGGAGGTAATTTGTTAGCATTTCGACCCGATAAAAGAATATCCAATATATTTGGAATGACCGATATGGGTGCTTCTGTAAGTGAAGGATATATTGCAATCGATTTAAATTCTGCGCTTGGCAAAGGAATTACCAATGAATCCATACAGTTTCATGGAACAGCCGATAAATATGAACTGAGCGGCGCAAAGACAATTGCTGATTTATTCATTGACGCTCATACAAAATCAGGATCACCTGCTGTTGTTACCAACAACTATGGCAAGGGACATGCAATAGCCTTTACCTATAATTTGCCAAAGAATATAATTTTTACCCGTCAGGGCAACCCGGAATATGCAGGTATAGAGAAAGACGGAATTGTTGGACTCCGTGGAATGGATTTATTCACTGATGGCTGGATTGATACAAGTAAAAATACCCTTAATCAGGCAGATGAACATATGCACCTTTTATCCAAATGTCTTGATTATTTGAGTGTAGATTCCAGACCTTTACCTCGTTTCTGGTATTTCCCGGATACATTAAAATGCCTTGCGGTATTGGACAATGATGGGGAAGATAATACAGAAGCTGACTTTGAGCCACAATTTGAAGATGTTGATTCGATGGGTGCGAAGATGACGATCTATATTTATGCTCTTGACAAAGTTTCCAAAGCCTGGGTTGATAAATGGGTGGCTAAAGGTCATGAAATTGCAGCGCATCCCAATGATACCGAAGAAGCCGAAAATCCCACATGGAATCGTATGGACAGCATTTTAGGCGACATAAAGGGGCAAATCGCCTCAAAATATGGGTTAACAATACGTACTAACGTGAATCATTGGTTTGTATGGTGTGGAAGAAATGCAGATGGTAGTCAGAATTTTGCAGCCGAAGCAATACTTGAAGCAAAGCATGGAATCGAAATGGATGCAAACTATGCATTTTATGATATAAAATCTAATCAGCCAGAGCATTACCTTGGCTCACTGGGAACAAACCAGGGGAACTATATTGGCAGTGGACTTGTTATGAAATATGCCGATGCTGAAGGTAAAATAGTTAACGTTTACCAACGTTATACTGCCGTTTACGATCAGCAATACAACGAGAGTAAAGACCCTGAAGGTTTTTTTAACAGTTTTAAAGGATTAATGGACAGGAGCTTGAATAATGATATTTATTCCATCATCAGCATAAAGTCTCACAACAACGAGTATTATTTTTCCAAAAAACCTTTAATGAAGATGCTAGCTTATGCTAACGAAAAAGGTATTCCGGTTTGGACCGCGCTAAATCTTCTCAATTTTCTTAAAATGAAAGATGAAGCATCTTTCTCCAATCTGGTTTGGTCTGATAATCATTTGTCATTTTCCTTAAATTCATCGTTAAAACACAGCAATGGTTTAACTTTTATTGTTCCGGCAATGAGTGGCGGTTTGAATGTAAAAACGATTACCACGGATGGTGTGGAGACTCCAATCATTCTTAAATCGGTAAAAGGTAGCGAATATGCGTTTGTAACTGTGACAGGAGGTTCAAACTTTGAAATTGATGTGAAATACGGGGGATTATAAATTTAGCTAGTTTCTTCGATTTTCTCCTAATGTATTTATTTGTCACCATTTGTACAGGATTTTTATAGATTTTGAGAAGCCTATGACTACATCTGTTCCAATGAATTTTGATTCATTTGCTCAAGTAAAATAATTAATAAAAAATTGTATGTCAACATTTAATAACGATGCCGAATTGTTCTATTTTATAAAAGAAAACTTATATGTGGCTGCGGTCTGCGATATTCTGGACGAGCTAGGTTTCCGAAATCAGGCCATGCACCAGCGTCTGCGCCCACTGCTTCCCGATGCTGAAAATTGTGGATTCATTGGTCGAGCCCGTACATTTCGATGGATGGAAACAGACTATATCGAGGAAGAAAACCCTTATGGACTGGAGATTGAAGCCATGGATTCGTTGAAAACCGGTGATGTAGCCGTCCATTCAACCGATTATGGTGGCACCAATGCACCCTGGGGGAACTGATGAGTACCATCGCTAAGCGAAATGGAGTTGTCGGTTGTGTTTGTGATAGCCAGATTCGCGATTGTGTAAAAATTATGAAGATGGAATTCCCTGTTTATTATACAGGCATCAGACCATTGGATTCAAAAGGAAGAGCGATTGTAAAGGCTTATGACGTGCCGGTAAAGTGTGGTGAAGTGTTGGTAAATACCGGCGACATTGTTTTTGCCGATTTCGATGGAATTGTAGTCGTTCCTCAATCGATAGAAAGTGAAGTATTTCAAAAAGCCAAAGAAAAAGTTAACAAAGAAAATTTATCACGCAATGAATTGCTAAGTGGTAAATCGCTACGCGAAGTGTACGACAAATATCAGGCATTGTAAAAAAAAACATACCATGAGATTAGAAGATAAAGTTGCTGTAATAACAGGCTCAGGTTCCGGAATTGGAAGGTATTGTGCCTTCGAGTTTGCTAAAAACGGCGCCAAAGTGGTTGTGGCCGATCTAAATGAAAAAGGTGCAGCTGAAACCGAGAAACAAATTCAGGCAAATGGTGGAATTGCCGTTACTTTCAAAGTTGATGTTTCAAAACCGGAATCTGTTCAGAAATTGGCCAATTTCACGCTTAAAACGTTCGGTAGGATCGACGTTTTGGTGAACAATGCTGCCATCCAGATTAACAAAACGGTGGAGGATATGACTTTTGAAGAGTGGAATCTTCAAATGACAATAAACGTGGGTGGCGTGTTTTTATGCTCAAAACAATTTCTGCCACACCTTCGCAAAACAAAAGGGAACATCGTAAACATGTCGTCGGTAAACAGCTTTTTTGTTGAGCCCATGTGTGCCGGTTATTGTGCCACTAAATCAGCCATTGTTGGTTTAACCAAAGCCATGGCCATCGATCATGGTCACGAAGGTGTGCGGGTTAACTGCATACTTCCCGGATATATTGATGCGGGTTTGGCTGAAGGATACTTCCTGGCACAGCCTGACCCTGCCCAAGCCAGGATAGATGCAGGGAAGCTTCATGCTCTCTGGCGTATTGGCAAACCAGA is a window from the Aquipluma nitroreducens genome containing:
- a CDS encoding glycoside hydrolase, encoding MYTASAQNLTVDGAKKYQTIHGLGVNINPQSWNVNPNAVKTVIDSLITGLGCTSFRLMYDDCDWEARNDNNDPNSYNWAYYDSVYSAPRFTCVWNTAQYLNSRGITDITLSPDGAAPGWMGGTKLKPGVEVEYAEMMASMVYYGQKRRTPAIHFSMLSPINETTCGGGEAPVMTTNQLGTIFSSIATHLIHDGITNVTLVGPDDCDGWPASVHAIITNKITMSKLKFLGGHQYGNSTSTSKGLVDSVKNSAYKDRGVIMTEANEVCNGFKCDGGSYNPDYGFNNYAGPAYKYILQHLNVGVNGIQLWEGYDSRYHHPNRYLTWSFWGIFAVNDTLKPDVYTIRPHYYVFKQLYNFVKPGFQRIDISTSRPNLTVSAFRNPKNGEIIITGKNDSDDPQTIDGILKNLASISTLKYYYTDASHNFSRGADVEVNDQSFSKLIPAFGVFTLVGK
- a CDS encoding SDR family NAD(P)-dependent oxidoreductase, whose product is MRLEDKVAVITGSGSGIGRYCAFEFAKNGAKVVVADLNEKGAAETEKQIQANGGIAVTFKVDVSKPESVQKLANFTLKTFGRIDVLVNNAAIQINKTVEDMTFEEWNLQMTINVGGVFLCSKQFLPHLRKTKGNIVNMSSVNSFFVEPMCAGYCATKSAIVGLTKAMAIDHGHEGVRVNCILPGYIDAGLAEGYFLAQPDPAQARIDAGKLHALWRIGKPEEVGRAAVFLASDDASFVTGSSMVVDGGFGSGLPPK
- a CDS encoding RagB/SusD family nutrient uptake outer membrane protein, which produces MKNTLIIIFGLLTVMACSCKDYLDLQPLTQYSETTLWTGVNDATAACNSCYSQFEDGQWVVYMAVASDDAHDAYPWEGWQEFGNMQLLTPNSWRTKFDFRTITRCNWFLENIDKAPIDEALSARMKGEVRFIRAYQYFERCQLYGDFPLVTKMLTTEEANAVTMTPKAEIVKFILTELEAIITDLPTSYEGSDKGRITQGAAWALKARVELFNGKYAESAVSSNKVMKLGVYSLFPNYQDLFRIANEYNSEIVLDLGYLESDPNRTIGLMVLAPESTPGGGWSSVNITQSLVDAYEMTNGKTIDDPSSGYDIDHPFLNRDPRLLQTIIVPGSEYAGIIFNPMDPNSLDYWPTYNYTGYVGRKYIHYKSELGDLYRAGLNIPLIRYAEVLLTYAESKIELNQIDKSVYDAISQVRLRAGLPAVDQTKYTTQVQMRELVRRERRVELALEGLRWYDIQRWKIGEQVMNGPIYGLRFSDIDAAGKVTYTSTEHAKIEDRVFNPAKNYLWPIPQSQLDIGKNLKQNPGY
- a CDS encoding CehA/McbA family metallohydrolase, which produces MKKISLFLIIQLLFFQHSNSQNISGNTPVQLQIDGAKKYQQMDGFGVNINTAWWYNGDYEDARVVQPAIDMLVDSLGATIFRAVIEEIDWEAVNDDKDPNNFNWNYYNKVFSNTKFQGVWNTLRYLNRKGITDGLIISLMGGAPAAAPLDPKDKKKSWMGGTDYTIDPAMEDEFVESIAAMLYYARHTAKAQFTLVSPMNETDVISGSKSAEHPDGIVEGPNMPDAVQFIRVIKKLAKKLDAIGMSDIRFVAPDAAGDHLFASCLDEMVKDSYLMSKLVCWGVHNYSNDADNYQKIVSRPANLNKSYWVTEIAGIDNLFGQIDDNPTAFLFWDGFDCVYQHARRNGYGSIPPNDWVFWIKEQGKPLIAYNPEDKNWVPRKQFYEYAQLFKFLKPGASRIATSIIKDTPAIYAFVNPNMQLVIVGRNSTNVPITVNGKLLNLPKVNSLEMFFTDSLKNLCRTSDITIADNSFSVTIPANSVFTLAEKVTSTTTSKTKRYKPEPLDWYAGDMHVHRDCGGPVEGILPESKFIEMMAVNDLAVISVLADNGDAEVKPSEVDLLKVNGKDYHLSIPGRTIHYDAEWHFDPAGTTFEHKALGGHVVLLGLTEAHQIWDESPYEILEYGRAQGGIVGFCHTEYLNDAVQNDLNCCIPIEYPVEAALGTCDFFSEDVYGSISQNNGNYNADATINAYYKMLNCGIRLGLCAGTDFPCNANEPFGTLLTYVQVDGDFTYRKWIEGIRDGKTVVARNGHEEFIDLKVNKTYQPGDDIQFKKKGKVAATIKWTSIKPLTGRLELVYNGKVIASKKATATPDLPIDLEAGLEVEESGWLCARRMDENGHQTHTAPIYLTVNNAPVRASVDDAMFFVGWIDNLIEKTSPGNDWNKYFSHDLDVVQGRYKNAKSIYLKIAEEAKAQNN
- a CDS encoding Rossmann-fold NAD(P)-binding domain-containing protein; translation: MKNNIIISVLIAITLSCSESRITSTTSSFPILVLTSDNGSDEYTGEILRAEGFNEFRTDKLSDAKVTLDYLSGFYIVILTEMPLTEQHVEMLDTYVKKGGNLLAFRPDKRISNIFGMTDMGASVSEGYIAIDLNSALGKGITNESIQFHGTADKYELSGAKTIADLFIDAHTKSGSPAVVTNNYGKGHAIAFTYNLPKNIIFTRQGNPEYAGIEKDGIVGLRGMDLFTDGWIDTSKNTLNQADEHMHLLSKCLDYLSVDSRPLPRFWYFPDTLKCLAVLDNDGEDNTEADFEPQFEDVDSMGAKMTIYIYALDKVSKAWVDKWVAKGHEIAAHPNDTEEAENPTWNRMDSILGDIKGQIASKYGLTIRTNVNHWFVWCGRNADGSQNFAAEAILEAKHGIEMDANYAFYDIKSNQPEHYLGSLGTNQGNYIGSGLVMKYADAEGKIVNVYQRYTAVYDQQYNESKDPEGFFNSFKGLMDRSLNNDIYSIISIKSHNNEYYFSKKPLMKMLAYANEKGIPVWTALNLLNFLKMKDEASFSNLVWSDNHLSFSLNSSLKHSNGLTFIVPAMSGGLNVKTITTDGVETPIILKSVKGSEYAFVTVTGGSNFEIDVKYGGL